A stretch of Paenibacillus peoriae DNA encodes these proteins:
- a CDS encoding ABC1 kinase family protein encodes MAVRMKHAGRYREIAMALARHGFGYMVEEMGLFQLLSLPRKWLTRETPESKTLGERIRLVVEDLGPAFIKLGQLASTRADLLPEPIIRELVKLQDQVPPFSSETARGILEQELDTSLEDILVRFDDVPLAAASIGQVHLGKLHSGEMVAIKIQRPGVNRIIRRDLDILRELTAMAAKRWEWVERYQLRQMVEELGRSLIQELDYNHEARNTEKIALQFEQDPHIYIPKIYWDHTSSRILTMEFLDGTHLGSREELLRRGYNLKELAQRLVNSMLHQIFIEGFFHADPHPGNLLVLKNGSLAYLDFGMTGRLSEEMKNHLASLIIALMRKNTDAMVRSIARLGLVEPDTNLNALRADLDKIREDYSDVPFSQVSIGDALNDLFGAAQRHRIGLPSDVLLLGKALLTLEGVVEHLDPDLSIIALAEPFGNRLLKERFSGRRIRGKLLGGATELVEALMELPGQARHLASIIGKGKLKLEVTVPELEMLLRRLDQISNRLSFSIVLLAFSIIMVGLIIGSSLNHQATMLWNVPAIEIGFVVALLMVAFLLYSIFKSGRF; translated from the coding sequence ATGGCGGTTCGTATGAAGCACGCCGGTCGTTACCGGGAAATTGCCATGGCGCTGGCGCGTCATGGCTTTGGCTATATGGTGGAAGAAATGGGACTGTTCCAGCTACTGTCACTGCCTCGCAAGTGGCTGACGAGAGAAACTCCCGAGTCCAAAACGTTAGGTGAACGGATTCGACTTGTGGTGGAGGATCTGGGGCCTGCATTCATCAAGCTTGGACAGTTGGCAAGCACACGTGCTGACCTGCTGCCGGAGCCTATTATCCGTGAGCTGGTTAAGCTTCAGGATCAGGTACCGCCGTTTTCATCTGAAACGGCGCGTGGCATTCTGGAGCAGGAGCTGGACACGTCATTAGAGGACATACTGGTTCGTTTTGACGATGTTCCGCTGGCCGCTGCTTCGATCGGGCAAGTGCATTTGGGCAAGCTGCACAGCGGCGAAATGGTCGCCATTAAAATCCAGCGTCCTGGCGTTAATCGCATCATTCGGCGAGATTTGGACATTTTGCGGGAACTGACCGCAATGGCAGCCAAGCGCTGGGAATGGGTAGAGCGGTATCAGCTTCGCCAGATGGTAGAGGAGCTGGGGAGATCGCTCATTCAGGAGTTGGATTACAACCACGAAGCCCGTAATACAGAGAAGATTGCGCTCCAATTTGAGCAGGACCCACATATCTATATTCCGAAAATATACTGGGATCATACCTCTTCCCGTATACTGACCATGGAGTTTCTAGACGGAACTCACTTGGGTAGTCGTGAAGAGCTATTACGCCGTGGATATAACTTGAAAGAACTGGCGCAGCGGCTGGTGAACAGCATGTTGCATCAAATTTTTATAGAGGGATTTTTTCATGCCGATCCCCATCCGGGGAATTTACTCGTTCTGAAAAATGGTAGTCTCGCTTATTTGGACTTTGGCATGACGGGAAGGCTGAGCGAAGAGATGAAGAATCATCTCGCTTCCCTCATTATTGCCCTGATGCGCAAAAATACCGATGCCATGGTTCGGTCTATCGCACGTTTGGGGCTGGTCGAACCGGATACCAACCTGAATGCGCTACGTGCCGATCTGGACAAGATACGCGAAGATTACTCAGACGTTCCTTTTTCACAGGTCAGTATTGGTGATGCTTTGAACGACCTGTTTGGCGCAGCGCAGCGCCATCGGATTGGTTTGCCGTCGGACGTCCTGTTGCTAGGCAAGGCGTTGCTGACACTGGAGGGGGTCGTGGAGCATCTGGACCCTGATCTCAGTATTATCGCTTTGGCTGAGCCCTTTGGTAACAGGCTGCTGAAGGAACGCTTCAGCGGTCGTCGTATCCGAGGCAAGCTGCTCGGCGGTGCGACTGAGCTGGTGGAAGCGCTGATGGAACTGCCAGGACAGGCGAGGCATTTAGCCTCGATTATCGGCAAGGGCAAGCTTAAGCTGGAGGTTACTGTGCCGGAGCTGGAAATGCTTCTGCGCAGGCTGGATCAGATCAGCAACCGCCTGTCATTCAGTATCGTGCTGTTAGCGTTCAGCATTATTATGGTCGGACTGATTATCGGTTCATCGCTGAATCATCAGGCGACCATGCTGTGGAATGTACCTGCTATTGAA
- a CDS encoding AbrB/MazE/SpoVT family DNA-binding domain-containing protein, whose protein sequence is MKRTGMTRPLDSLGRIVLPKELRMTMEIDIGDPLEFFIEDQTLMLRKYKSTNCIFCGAVDTNTYFKDQFICDECAASMKTEDLVPVTATETHSPPLKQNMHMKKIYQRTDVILEKMRELMEEHPASSQKQLASMLGVSQGRISQLKKLM, encoded by the coding sequence ATGAAAAGGACTGGAATGACCCGGCCCTTGGACAGCTTGGGGCGAATTGTGCTTCCTAAAGAGTTGCGCATGACGATGGAGATTGACATCGGCGATCCATTAGAGTTTTTTATTGAAGACCAGACACTCATGCTCCGTAAGTACAAATCAACCAACTGTATATTTTGCGGTGCGGTTGATACTAACACCTATTTTAAAGATCAGTTTATCTGCGATGAATGTGCGGCCTCGATGAAAACGGAAGATTTAGTTCCGGTCACAGCGACTGAAACCCATTCACCCCCACTTAAGCAAAACATGCATATGAAAAAAATTTATCAGCGCACAGACGTTATTTTGGAGAAAATGAGAGAGCTTATGGAAGAACATCCAGCATCTTCACAAAAACAACTCGCCTCCATGCTTGGCGTGAGTCAGGGAAGGATTTCCCAGCTGAAAAAGCTCATGTAA
- a CDS encoding ThuA domain-containing protein, which translates to MEKRKALLLGDYSYPEFHPLQGVDEEISHILQDWMTVQCSENRKMLLKENLASFDLCISYCDSRKEVLSPQQTAGLLSYVSGGGGLLVLHNGITLQGRYEIAQLIGARFLRHPAAEQLSFKVTEPDHPIMEGIEPFEMQEEPYRFDFDPFTEKTLLMEYEYEGQWWPAAWSLSYGLGRVVYLMPGHNQPSFQHEGYRKLLLQAAKWAGRFPG; encoded by the coding sequence ATGGAAAAAAGAAAAGCATTGTTGTTAGGAGATTATTCGTATCCGGAGTTTCACCCGCTGCAAGGGGTGGACGAAGAGATTAGCCATATTTTACAAGATTGGATGACGGTACAATGCAGTGAAAATCGTAAAATGCTGCTCAAGGAAAATCTAGCCTCATTCGATCTATGCATCTCGTATTGTGATAGCCGTAAGGAGGTTCTGTCTCCTCAACAAACAGCAGGACTGCTGTCCTATGTTAGCGGCGGGGGTGGATTGCTTGTGCTGCATAACGGAATCACATTGCAAGGACGGTATGAAATAGCACAGCTCATAGGAGCGCGCTTCCTGCGGCATCCGGCAGCGGAGCAGCTTTCCTTCAAGGTAACGGAGCCGGATCATCCGATTATGGAAGGAATCGAACCGTTCGAGATGCAAGAGGAGCCATACCGTTTTGATTTTGATCCATTCACTGAAAAAACACTACTGATGGAATACGAGTATGAAGGTCAGTGGTGGCCGGCTGCATGGTCATTGTCCTATGGCTTGGGCCGGGTCGTCTACCTGATGCCTGGACATAATCAGCCAAGTTTCCAGCACGAGGGATACCGTAAGCTGCTGCTTCAGGCTGCTAAGTGGGCTGGACGCTTTCCGGGTTAA
- a CDS encoding phasin family protein, whose protein sequence is MSDLFKKAISLGWGLTVVSKEKVEKAVEDLVNRGELAPSESKALVDRLIERGAEEQGQFKTVIREQVSRILQELEVPTENDVTSLEQRVALLEKQVAELEKEKAALTGSSDAEEANRLD, encoded by the coding sequence ATGAGCGATTTGTTCAAAAAAGCCATCTCATTGGGGTGGGGCCTCACCGTTGTCAGCAAAGAAAAGGTGGAGAAAGCCGTCGAGGATCTTGTAAACCGCGGAGAACTTGCGCCTTCGGAATCCAAAGCACTGGTCGATCGTCTGATCGAACGAGGGGCAGAGGAACAGGGACAATTCAAAACAGTGATCCGCGAACAGGTTAGCCGCATTTTGCAGGAGCTGGAAGTACCTACCGAAAATGATGTCACAAGTTTGGAGCAGCGTGTGGCATTGTTGGAAAAACAGGTAGCGGAGCTGGAAAAAGAAAAGGCGGCGCTTACGGGTTCGAGCGACGCTGAAGAAGCGAACCGGCTGGATTAA